In Candidatus Roseilinea sp., one DNA window encodes the following:
- a CDS encoding amino acid ABC transporter substrate-binding protein, whose amino-acid sequence MSRISRIFTFTCTLVVSLLAAACAAPPPAARPAAPQPAAAETIKIGALYGVTGGMSSIDAPGMNGMKLAAKQINAAGGVLGKQIELIAIDGKTDQTATTNAASEMINVHKVVAIGGLNDSTFALAAGPIAQQAGIPFVTAGATLPTLPEQIGDFFFMAPFGDDAQAYAIADYAIDDLGAKTAYMLVDQAYDFTTALAKFFKERFTGRGGTIVLEDIYKSGDTDFSAQIAKVKALSPQPDVLFISAVPSEAGITTKQFREAGLTQPIISGDGFDTPLIAEVAGENADDVYYSTHAGLDNPDPKVQNFVKAYTEEYGRAPENAFAALGYDTLNLIADAIKRAGSTDPKAIRDALAATQGFNAVTGQITYTEGKRKPDKSVTIIKVQDGKYSFVKEIKP is encoded by the coding sequence ATGTCCCGCATATCTCGCATATTTACGTTTACCTGTACGCTCGTTGTGTCGCTTTTGGCAGCCGCCTGTGCGGCACCCCCGCCTGCTGCTCGACCCGCAGCTCCGCAACCAGCCGCGGCCGAAACGATCAAGATCGGCGCGCTCTACGGCGTGACCGGCGGCATGTCCTCGATTGACGCGCCGGGCATGAACGGCATGAAGCTGGCCGCCAAGCAGATCAACGCGGCCGGCGGCGTGCTCGGCAAGCAGATCGAGCTGATCGCCATTGACGGCAAGACCGACCAGACCGCCACCACGAACGCCGCCTCCGAAATGATCAACGTGCACAAGGTGGTAGCCATCGGCGGACTGAACGACTCCACCTTCGCGCTGGCCGCCGGGCCAATCGCACAACAGGCCGGCATCCCCTTCGTCACCGCCGGCGCTACCTTGCCGACGTTGCCGGAGCAGATTGGCGACTTCTTCTTCATGGCGCCCTTTGGCGACGACGCCCAGGCCTACGCCATCGCCGATTACGCCATTGATGACCTCGGCGCGAAGACGGCCTATATGCTGGTGGATCAAGCCTACGACTTCACCACCGCGCTGGCCAAGTTCTTCAAGGAGCGCTTCACCGGCCGCGGCGGCACGATCGTGCTCGAAGACATCTACAAGTCCGGCGACACCGACTTCTCGGCCCAGATCGCCAAGGTGAAAGCGCTCAGCCCGCAGCCGGACGTGCTGTTCATCTCGGCCGTGCCCAGCGAAGCCGGCATCACGACGAAGCAGTTCCGCGAGGCCGGCCTGACGCAGCCGATCATCTCCGGCGACGGCTTCGACACGCCGCTGATCGCCGAGGTGGCCGGCGAGAACGCCGACGACGTGTATTACTCCACCCATGCCGGCTTGGACAACCCCGACCCGAAGGTGCAGAACTTCGTCAAGGCCTACACCGAAGAGTACGGCCGCGCGCCGGAGAACGCCTTCGCCGCATTGGGATATGACACCCTCAACCTGATCGCCGATGCCATTAAGCGCGCCGGCTCGACCGACCCGAAGGCCATCCGCGATGCGCTGGCCGCTACGCAAGGCTTCAACGCCGTCACCGGCCAGATCACCTACACGGAAGGCAAGCGCAAGCCCGATAAGTCGGTCACCATCATCAAGGTGCAGGACGGCAAATACTCCTTCGTCAAAGAGATCAAGCCGTAG